The following are encoded in a window of Arthrobacter antioxidans genomic DNA:
- a CDS encoding ParB/Srx family N-terminal domain-containing protein: MTTPTTVLEHLDPTQLTIDANVRADVRLDPEFLASIKQHGVLQPVVAHRTEAGVYVLYGQRRTLAATWRSGWLLLRPAE; the protein is encoded by the coding sequence ATGACCACCCCGACGACCGTCCTCGAGCACCTCGACCCGACCCAGCTCACCATCGACGCCAATGTCCGCGCTGACGTCCGACTTGATCCTGAGTTCCTGGCCTCCATCAAGCAGCACGGCGTCCTGCAGCCCGTCGTCGCTCACCGCACCGAGGCCGGCGTGTATGTCCTGTACGGGCAGCGCCGGACGCTAGCCGCTACGTGGCGAAGCGGTTGGCTGCTTCTCAGACCGGCAGAATGA